In the Meiothermus sp. Pnk-1 genome, TTGCCCGCCATCTCGCTGGGCACGGTCTGGCCATAGAGGCGACGGCCCTCCGAGGCGAAGAACACCGCGGTGTCAATGGCCTCCTGCACATCCCCGCGGGCCTCCTTGAGGGTCTTGCCGACCTCGCGCACCAACAGCCGCGCGAGCGTCTCCTTTTCACGGGTCAAGGCGGTGGCGAAGTTCAAGAGGGTCACGCCCCGCACCGGGGCCGGGGTGCGTGACCAGCGCTCGAAGGCCTCCCGGGCGATTCGGGCCGCCCGTCGCAGGAGGTCTTTGCTGGCTTCGGGAAAGCGGGCCACCACGTCGGCGTGGTCTGAGGGGTTACGGCGCTCGAGGGCCTTACCCTCCCACACCTCTTCCCCGCCGATCCAGTGGCCGAACTCGAGGGTATGGCCGTACTTAGCAGGAGATGTCCTCATGCTCTCATTATCCCGCGAGGGGGATTCGGCGCAAGACTAGGGCCTAGGCTGTACCCGAGCCCTGAGGGCTTCCAAGGTGGCTTGCGGGACCAGCTTTCCCACATCCCCCCCGTAGCGAGCGATCTCCTTGACCATGGTGCTCGAAACGAAGGACCAACGCGTCGCCGCCATGATGAACAGGGTTTCGGCGTGGGGAGGAAACTGCCGGTTGAGGTGGGCCATTTGGAGTTCGTATTCGTAGTCGGAAACCGCCCGCAAGCCCTTGACGATGACCCTCGAGCCCACCTTCTTCATGTAGTCCACCAACAAGCCGTGAAAGGTGTCCACTTCAACGTTAGCCAGCTTGGCCTGAGCAGCTGCCTCGCGAATGATTCTCACGCGCTCCTCCGGGGTGAAGAGCCACTGGTCACGTTTGCTGGGATTCTCGAGCACCGCCACCGTTACCCGGTCAAAAAGTTTGCTCGAGCGCACGATGACATCAAAGTGGCCGTTGTGCAGTGGGTCAAAGCTGCCGGGGTAAACCACGTGCATATGTGTCTAGTCTCGAGGGTTAGGGCACAAAGCGCAAGTATGCCCGTGTGAGGTGCAATCTGCCCGAACCGGTAACGTACCTCTACTTCAATCTCTCCCTTTCCTGGACGCACCGTCACCCCCTCCACCAGCTCCCGCACCACGGCCTGCTTCTCTTCCGGGGTGAGGCGCTCTATATTCTCGCGCAGGCGAGAAGCCAGGTCTTCCAGGGTGGCAAGCGCCTCCTGCCGCTGCCGCTCGGCGACGACCTTCCGCCGAGCCTCCTCGAGCGCCTGCTGTATCTCCTGGGTACGCCGCTCCATTTCCTGTATGCGGCTGTAGTATTCCTCCTTGCCCACCCCTCCTTCCAGAAACAGATCGAGCAGCCGGGTTCTGGCTTCGAGGAGGGCTTGTAGCCGCTTTTGCAGCAGATCGGCCTCGCTTTGCGCACGGCTGTCCTGCTCGAGAAATCCTTCCAGGGCCTTCCCGGGATTGGCCAGAAAAGTTCGCACATCGTCCCAGACCTTCTCCTCCAGGTCTTTTCGGCGCACATGGGGAGCGGTGCAGCGCATGGAGGGGATGGGGGAAGCCTGACGGTTGATCCGCCCCACGCAGGCGTAGTAGTCGCCCGAACCGACATAGGCACGTCCGCACCCTCCGCAACGGATGAGCCCTTTGAGCAGGTAGGCGTTTCGGGCGTTGCGGGTGGCGAAGAGGGCGTTGCGGGCTAGCTGCTGCTGCGCCGCATCGAAGAGGGCCGTCTCCACAATGGGCGGCACCGCCACCCTCACCAGCTCGGGCTGGGCCTTGCGCGTGCGTTTACCATAGGTGTACTCGCCGATGTAGGTTCGGTTCTTGAGGATGCGCAGCACCCCGCCTCCGCGCCAAACCCCGGCGGTGCGCTTGCCGCGCACCCCGCGACCGTCTCGGCGGTACTTGGGAGGGATGCCCAGGCGGTTGAGCTCCTGAGCTACCCGCTCGGTGCTCCAGCCCCGCTCGACCACCCAGGTGAACATCTGCTGCACCACCGCCGCCTCCTCGGGCAAAGGAGCCAGGCGACCGTCTTCGATGGTGTAGCCATAGGGCACTATGCCACCGAGGTACTTTCCCATCCGGGCGGCCTTGTGCATGCCCAGACGGCTTCGTTCGGCGAAGGTGTCCCGCTCCCACTCGGCGAAGACCGCCATGATCCCCAGCACCGCCTTGCCGATGGGGGTGGTGGTGTTGATGTTTGGCTCGGAGTAGCTCATAAGGCCCACCCCGGCCTCCTCCAGGCGCTCGATGAGGTCGTAGGCCAGGCGCACCTTGCGGGCTAGGCGGTCGAGCCGGTAGACCAGCACCACCGCAAAACGCCCCTCCTGTGCATCCGCGAGCAGACGGGTCAGGGCGGGCCGATCCTCCTGGGCTCCCGAGTAGCCGGGGTCGGTGTAGGTCTCCACCACCTCGTACCCCAAGGCTTCGGCCCAGCGCCCGAGGACCTCGCGCTGGGCCTCGAGGGAGTAGCGCTCGACCTGCTCCTCGGTGGAGACGCGGGTGTATAAGGCGCAGCGCTTCATACCTGGCGGAGCTCCCCGTGGACGATGCCCACCGCGATAGGGTACATGACGGCCTTTTTACCCGGCACTTGCAGGGAGCCATCCGGCAGCAGCCAGTACACCATCCCCACTCCACCCACAGGCCGCACCAGCCGGGGCTCCGGGGGCAGGCGGTACAGCAGCGGACGGCGGGTTTCCTCAATGAAGCCGAGCAGGGCGACACCCCGTTCCCGGGCGGGTTTGCGTTCCACCATCAGCGCCGAGCCCTCGGCGAGGGAGAGGTCCTCCAAGCGCAGCGCGTCCCTTTCCAGCGTGGCCAGGAAGAAGCCTGCGTAGCTGGGCCGGGTGGGGAGGAGGCGGGTGTCGAGATGGGCGTGCGTGGGCGCTTCCTCCCCCACACAGGCCGGGACCAGCGCCGGGTAGTAGGGCAGCGCGGTGAGGCCGGGGGTGGAAGGGAAATCCCCGGTGGAGCCCTCCCCCATCAGGAAGTCCATGGAAGGTAGGTGTAGCGCGCGCAGCAACGCCTGCAACCGGCCCACGCTCACGTCCCGGATGTCGTGGGCCCCTCGCTCGAGCTTGGCGATGAGGGAGGGAGACACCCCTGCGGCCAGGGCCAGCGCCTCGCGGGAGAGGCCCAGCTTCTCCCGCCGGGCCATCAGCAGCCGTGCCCAGTGAGGGCTGCTGCTCTCTGAGCGAAGGGAGGCTGTACGGAAGCTCTTCTTGGGCATGGGAATATTGTATTGCATGTAATATATTGCCACTTATAAGGGAACATATTACAATTAGTGTATGGAGTGCCCGAACATCATTCGCCAGTTGAGGAAACAGGCGGGTCTGAGCCAGGAGGCACTGGCGGTGGAAGCAGGGATCACCGTTTCGCTACTGACGAAATACGAGCGGGGGGAGGTGCGGCGGCCTTCGCTCTTGTGCAGCCGCAAGCTGGCGAAGGTGCTGGCCTCGCGGCTGGGCGTGAGCGAGGAAAGGCTGCTGTTGCAGATTGCGGAGGGATTCGAGTGCCGTCCAAGCCACGACGCATCCGCCTAGTGCGCCACTACAGCCAAGCTGAAGACTTCTCATCTTTTATCCGGCGAGCCCTGGAAATCGTACTAAATTCGAGAGATAACCAGGGTGCGCTCTGCGCACCCGGAGGTGAAGCGCATGGAGGAACGGGATTACTATCTGATGACACCACACCAGAAATCCATCGTGCTCTCCCTACCCATAGGGACCACCGAGAGGTTGCTGCACTCCGCCCAGGAGATGCTGGCGCTGCTCCCGAACACGAAACCCTATCCAGAGATCGTTTTTGAACTCCAGGGGGCAGGGGCGCTGCTGCATCCGCTGTCGCTGCTGTGCGACCGGCTCCAGGACCTGCTGGCGATGACCGGCAGAACCCGCTTCGCCTCGCGGGTCACCGGCATGGAGACAGCCGGACTGCGGCTGGTGGTGAGGGGTAGGGGGCTGGCCTGGCTCGAGGTCCAGGTCTGGCGGGGGGAGAGTCTGGAGGTGCTCTCCTACGAACTGGAGGAAGAAGCCGATGACGAAGGACACCTTGACGCGCTCCATCGAGACGGTTGACCTCCCCGCGCTGGTGGCCGAGATCTGGCCGGAATCGGGGGCCAGGCCGGGGCGGGCGGGGCTCTGCCGGGCGGTGTGGCGGGGGGATGCGCACCCCTCGCTCTCGCTCTTCAGGGTGCGGGGAATGTGGTTCTGGAAAGATCACGCCACCGGGGAGAGCGGCAACGCCTTCCATCTGCTGCTCCGGGCGGGGATGGGCAAGGAGCAGGCGGCGGAGATGATCAAGGCCCGGGCTGAGCAGCCCGTACCCGCACCACTTCACGGGCCACGCCCGGGCGCAGAACGACGCACACCCAGGGGCCTCACCCTCGAGGAGCGGCGGGCCCTCGAGCAGGCTCAGGCCCACCTCGACGAGGAGGCCATCCGGGGACGGGGCCTCACCCTCGAGCAGGCCCGGCGGGTGGGGCTGGGCAAGAGCCGTCAGGGGGACCTGGTGATCCCCGTTCTGGGGCCTGACGGTCAGGTTCAGGCCATCAAGGCGAGGCTGGCCCGGGCGCGGGAGTTTCGCTACCGTTACCTCACCCCGGGCCGGGGAGCCCCGGCCTGGTTCTCCCCCGGCTTCAGGAAGCACCCCGAGCGGCCCGTCCTGGTGATGGAGGGAGAGCTCAACGCCATCGCTAGCTGGTTCGCCCTGGCCGGGGAGGTGGACGTGGTGGGCCTTCCAGGGGTGGAGGGCGCTGTGCCCTGGAGCCACCTCACGGGTCGGCGGGTCTACCTCTACGCCGACGGGGACGAGGGGGGCAGGTCGGCCCTGGAGCGCTGGAGGGGCGAGGCGGCCCACGTGAGGGTTGCTGCGTTTGTCCTCGAGCCGCTGCCGGAAGGCCTGGACGCCTGTGAGTACGCCGCCCGGTGGGGCCAGGCCGCCCTGGGCGAGCGGCTCCGGCGGACGATCCCCTGAAAGAAAACACCCCACCCCGCCAGGTGGGATGCAAAGGAGGTTTTGTGGTTGAGAGTATACCATCCTTGGATCAGAAGCTGGTAAGCCGGGAGACGCTTCCTTCGCCGCGAAGCGGGGAGGAAGTCCTTCCCGGCTATCCCCGTTACCGCGTCCAGGGTGGGCGCATCGAGGAGGCCCGGACGGGGAAAGAGGGCGAGGTGTCCTACGTCCCCCTGGCCAACTTCGCCTGCCGCATCCGCCGCGAGGTGCGCCGTACCGACGGGGTGCAGGCCGAGCTCTTGTTCGAGCTCGAGGGCCACACCCCGGCAGGCCCTCTACCGCAGGTGCGGGTGCGGGCGGCCGAGTTTGCCGCCATGCACTGGCCGGTGCGGGAGTGGGGGGCCCGGGCGATTGTCACGCCGGGGATGGGGGTGCGAGATCGGCTCAGGGCGGCCATCCAGCACCTCAGCGATCCCGAGCGGGCCACGGTCTACGCCCACACCGGCTGGATCGAGCGGGACGGGGAGTGGGTCTACCTGCACGCGGGCGGGGGGATTGGCCCGAGGGGGAGCGTGGGGGGGTTGGAGGTGGACCTGCCCCCCGAGCTGGCGGGGTTTGCCCTGCCCCACCCGCCCACCGGGGAGGAGGAGCGGGAGGCGGGGCGGCGGCTGCTCGGGTTTTTGGAGGTGGCCCCCCGACGGGTGACCTGGCCCCTCCTGCTCTACGCGATGGGAGCCCCCATCAACCACCCGATGGGGAGCCTCTACCTCTCGGGGCTCACCGGTGCACGCAAAACCTCCCTCGCCCTGTTGCTGCAAGCCCTGTGGGGCCACACCGCACCCCACCCGCCGGTGAACTGGGAGGCCACCGCCAACGCCCTTGAGGCGCTGGCCTTCACCGCTAAAGACGCGCTTTTGCTCGTGGATGACTACGCCCCCACCGGGCACGAGGGCAAGCAGAAGGAGCTACAGGCCAGGGCCGCGCGGCTGTTGCGCAACCAGGGCAACGCCAGTGGGCGGGCCCGGATGCGCCCGGACGGAGGCCTCCAGCCCGACCGGGCTCCCCGGGGTAGCCTCATCATCACCGGCGAGGACC is a window encoding:
- a CDS encoding helix-turn-helix domain-containing protein, coding for MECPNIIRQLRKQAGLSQEALAVEAGITVSLLTKYERGEVRRPSLLCSRKLAKVLASRLGVSEERLLLQIAEGFECRPSHDASA
- the coaD gene encoding pantetheine-phosphate adenylyltransferase; the protein is MHVVYPGSFDPLHNGHFDVIVRSSKLFDRVTVAVLENPSKRDQWLFTPEERVRIIREAAAQAKLANVEVDTFHGLLVDYMKKVGSRVIVKGLRAVSDYEYELQMAHLNRQFPPHAETLFIMAATRWSFVSSTMVKEIARYGGDVGKLVPQATLEALRARVQPRP
- a CDS encoding recombinase family protein, producing MKRCALYTRVSTEEQVERYSLEAQREVLGRWAEALGYEVVETYTDPGYSGAQEDRPALTRLLADAQEGRFAVVLVYRLDRLARKVRLAYDLIERLEEAGVGLMSYSEPNINTTTPIGKAVLGIMAVFAEWERDTFAERSRLGMHKAARMGKYLGGIVPYGYTIEDGRLAPLPEEAAVVQQMFTWVVERGWSTERVAQELNRLGIPPKYRRDGRGVRGKRTAGVWRGGGVLRILKNRTYIGEYTYGKRTRKAQPELVRVAVPPIVETALFDAAQQQLARNALFATRNARNAYLLKGLIRCGGCGRAYVGSGDYYACVGRINRQASPIPSMRCTAPHVRRKDLEEKVWDDVRTFLANPGKALEGFLEQDSRAQSEADLLQKRLQALLEARTRLLDLFLEGGVGKEEYYSRIQEMERRTQEIQQALEEARRKVVAERQRQEALATLEDLASRLRENIERLTPEEKQAVVRELVEGVTVRPGKGEIEVEVRYRFGQIAPHTGILALCALTLETRHICTWFTPAALTHCTTATLMSSCARANFLTG
- a CDS encoding toprim domain-containing protein; translated protein: MTKDTLTRSIETVDLPALVAEIWPESGARPGRAGLCRAVWRGDAHPSLSLFRVRGMWFWKDHATGESGNAFHLLLRAGMGKEQAAEMIKARAEQPVPAPLHGPRPGAERRTPRGLTLEERRALEQAQAHLDEEAIRGRGLTLEQARRVGLGKSRQGDLVIPVLGPDGQVQAIKARLARAREFRYRYLTPGRGAPAWFSPGFRKHPERPVLVMEGELNAIASWFALAGEVDVVGLPGVEGAVPWSHLTGRRVYLYADGDEGGRSALERWRGEAAHVRVAAFVLEPLPEGLDACEYAARWGQAALGERLRRTIP
- a CDS encoding helix-turn-helix domain-containing protein translates to MPKKSFRTASLRSESSSPHWARLLMARREKLGLSREALALAAGVSPSLIAKLERGAHDIRDVSVGRLQALLRALHLPSMDFLMGEGSTGDFPSTPGLTALPYYPALVPACVGEEAPTHAHLDTRLLPTRPSYAGFFLATLERDALRLEDLSLAEGSALMVERKPARERGVALLGFIEETRRPLLYRLPPEPRLVRPVGGVGMVYWLLPDGSLQVPGKKAVMYPIAVGIVHGELRQV